One window from the genome of uncultured Tateyamaria sp. encodes:
- the tssM gene encoding type VI secretion system membrane subunit TssM: MIFRTITRFFGSGITITLLVALGFSIAIWFLGPLIGFGESHPWDSVIARLITIGVIFLLALTAMLLIVMRRSKQSKDMEEDIVESVDADTDEDDELVKAELGELKGKLKEAMAALRKSKLGRRSLYELPWYVMIGPPGAGKTTAIVNSGLQFPLADTMGKTALGGVGGTRNCDWWFTNHAVLIDTAGRYTTQDSVESEDNAGWLGFLRLLKKHRKRQPINGAIVAISLSDLSLQDEATQASHAAAIRRRLHELREKLGVRFPVYVLFTKSDLIAGFAEFYDNLGKEDCEQVWGFTLPVQKKTKSDVSPVASFDEEFGLLLGQLNAQSLERMQQETDHQRRALISSFPSQVASVRATARGFLDEVFQDNRFERRHLLRGVYFTSGTQEGTPIDRLMMGMARTFGIGRQAIGTGQGTGRSFFLTRLFEGVIFPEAGLVSADDKVERRYRWTKRAAIAAAFLIGIGLSTLWVRSYLGNAAFLAEASESVQAYRVAAAQIPGSPIQDSDLPSVVPALNILRDMPANPAVNDAAPDRTLTYGLYQGKVIGNQAAQTYRAALNEHFLPRLLLRLEDQMQANMNNPDFLYESLKIYLMLGQQGPMNQQLVTEWMTLDWSVAFQGAARDELRADLEGHLATLLDNPMDDISLNGPLVEQIQGLLSEMPLAQRVYNGIIKSPRATALPEWRLTDIGGPAISRVIVRSSGRPLNDGIEGIFTYNGFNNVFLDEALGVAARIQSESWVLGPRGEAEQNETALIAMSRDVLDLYYTDYISRYDQMLGDIDIIPMESLSHAVEITNVLSGPTSPLKNILEAIAQETKLTEERSDLSAEGLAEGAAQIGQLELQSSLSSRSQLFIEALRSGVNNNQGPPPKQPGEFVEERFSWLHTLVEQADGQPSQLAELMNRLTEVYQELNKLSFAGGVGAGGGDATAIVRFQEMANRLDGPIQRWATQIVQGSSGITADGTRAGINAKWQSQVLPFCEQALSNRYPFERGAKADVAIQDFSRLFAPNGLIDSFFNENLRDYVDTRARPWAWKRVNDADLGISQAVLQQLQYAAEIRDAFFAGGDQVAVRFQITPEALDPKANEVTLDVDGQEVVFAHTAAPKPSAITWPGSVGSARIILQPVVNNTSNAITRDGPWAWFRLLSAAEIRRTNVSDRTRVIFKVGGRIAIFQLQSGSVLNPFALPALSKFSCPSSF, translated from the coding sequence ATGATTTTCCGCACCATCACTCGTTTTTTTGGATCCGGTATCACCATCACGTTGCTGGTCGCGCTTGGGTTTTCCATAGCCATCTGGTTCCTTGGCCCTTTGATCGGATTTGGCGAAAGTCACCCCTGGGACAGCGTCATCGCCCGGTTGATCACAATAGGGGTGATTTTCCTGCTCGCACTGACAGCCATGCTGCTGATTGTGATGCGCCGGTCGAAGCAATCCAAGGATATGGAAGAGGACATCGTCGAATCCGTGGACGCGGATACCGACGAGGACGACGAGTTGGTCAAGGCCGAGCTTGGGGAACTGAAGGGCAAGCTGAAGGAGGCGATGGCAGCGCTGCGTAAGTCCAAGCTGGGGCGGCGGTCGCTCTATGAACTACCGTGGTACGTGATGATTGGACCGCCTGGCGCGGGCAAGACAACCGCGATCGTGAATTCCGGTCTCCAATTTCCACTGGCCGACACGATGGGCAAGACCGCTTTGGGCGGCGTGGGCGGCACGCGCAATTGCGACTGGTGGTTCACCAACCACGCGGTACTGATCGACACTGCTGGCCGCTACACGACGCAAGACAGCGTCGAGAGTGAGGACAATGCGGGCTGGCTGGGCTTTTTGCGCCTGCTCAAGAAGCATCGCAAGCGGCAGCCGATCAACGGTGCCATCGTTGCCATTTCGCTTTCAGACCTCAGCCTGCAGGACGAAGCGACGCAAGCATCTCACGCCGCCGCGATCCGGCGGCGCCTGCACGAGTTGCGCGAAAAACTGGGTGTGCGGTTCCCGGTCTATGTCCTGTTTACCAAATCTGACCTCATTGCTGGCTTTGCGGAATTCTACGACAACCTCGGCAAGGAAGACTGCGAACAGGTTTGGGGGTTCACCCTGCCTGTGCAAAAGAAAACCAAATCCGATGTGTCGCCTGTTGCATCTTTCGATGAGGAATTCGGCCTGCTGCTGGGCCAGCTCAACGCCCAGTCACTGGAACGGATGCAGCAGGAAACCGACCACCAGCGCCGTGCCCTTATTTCGTCCTTCCCCAGTCAAGTCGCCTCGGTCCGCGCCACCGCACGTGGTTTTCTTGACGAGGTGTTTCAGGACAACCGATTTGAACGACGCCACTTGTTGCGCGGCGTCTATTTCACATCCGGCACCCAAGAAGGGACGCCGATCGACCGTCTGATGATGGGTATGGCCCGGACGTTCGGGATCGGACGACAAGCGATCGGCACAGGGCAGGGAACCGGGCGGTCCTTCTTTCTGACCCGGCTGTTCGAAGGCGTGATCTTCCCCGAAGCCGGGTTGGTGTCCGCCGATGACAAGGTCGAGCGACGCTATCGCTGGACAAAACGTGCCGCCATCGCCGCAGCTTTTTTGATTGGTATCGGTCTTTCGACCCTGTGGGTGCGGTCTTACCTGGGCAATGCCGCCTTCTTGGCCGAGGCGTCAGAGTCCGTCCAGGCATACCGCGTTGCCGCCGCGCAAATTCCCGGCAGTCCGATCCAGGATTCGGATCTGCCAAGTGTGGTACCTGCGCTGAACATTCTGCGCGATATGCCCGCCAATCCGGCAGTCAATGACGCAGCGCCTGATCGAACGCTGACCTATGGCTTGTATCAGGGAAAAGTCATCGGCAACCAGGCGGCGCAAACCTATCGCGCCGCCCTAAACGAACACTTTTTACCCCGTCTGCTTCTGCGTCTCGAAGACCAGATGCAGGCCAACATGAACAACCCCGATTTCCTCTATGAAAGCCTCAAGATCTACCTGATGCTGGGCCAGCAGGGGCCGATGAACCAGCAACTTGTCACCGAGTGGATGACTCTGGACTGGTCGGTTGCCTTCCAGGGGGCCGCACGGGACGAGCTGCGCGCAGATCTCGAAGGGCACTTGGCCACACTGTTGGACAATCCAATGGACGACATCAGCCTCAATGGCCCGCTGGTGGAGCAGATCCAGGGGCTGCTTAGCGAGATGCCCTTGGCGCAACGTGTCTATAACGGTATTATCAAGTCGCCCCGTGCCACCGCGTTGCCCGAATGGCGCCTGACGGACATTGGCGGCCCGGCGATCAGCCGGGTGATCGTCCGATCGTCGGGCCGCCCGCTGAACGACGGTATCGAGGGCATCTTTACCTACAACGGCTTTAACAACGTCTTTCTGGACGAAGCTCTTGGCGTCGCCGCCCGTATCCAGAGCGAAAGTTGGGTGCTGGGACCACGCGGCGAAGCAGAGCAAAACGAAACTGCGCTCATCGCAATGAGCCGGGACGTGCTCGATCTCTACTACACCGATTACATCTCACGCTATGACCAGATGTTGGGCGACATTGACATTATCCCGATGGAAAGCCTCAGCCACGCTGTCGAGATCACGAACGTGCTGTCCGGGCCGACTTCGCCACTCAAGAACATTCTCGAGGCGATCGCCCAAGAGACGAAACTGACCGAAGAGCGGAGTGATCTGAGCGCCGAGGGCCTGGCCGAAGGCGCGGCCCAGATTGGCCAGTTGGAACTGCAATCGTCACTCAGTAGTCGCAGCCAACTGTTTATCGAGGCGTTGCGCAGCGGCGTGAACAACAACCAGGGGCCGCCGCCGAAACAGCCCGGCGAATTTGTCGAAGAACGGTTCAGTTGGTTGCATACGCTGGTTGAACAAGCCGATGGTCAGCCATCACAATTGGCCGAATTGATGAACCGGCTGACCGAGGTCTACCAGGAGCTGAACAAGTTGTCCTTTGCCGGCGGTGTCGGGGCAGGGGGCGGCGACGCCACGGCAATCGTCCGATTCCAGGAAATGGCCAACCGCCTGGACGGTCCTATCCAGCGGTGGGCCACCCAGATCGTGCAGGGCTCGTCCGGGATTACCGCCGACGGCACCCGCGCAGGCATCAATGCGAAATGGCAGTCGCAGGTGCTACCGTTCTGCGAACAGGCGCTGTCCAACAGGTATCCCTTCGAGCGCGGTGCCAAGGCCGATGTCGCGATACAGGACTTTTCCCGTCTTTTTGCCCCCAATGGTCTGATCGACAGCTTCTTCAACGAGAACCTGCGCGACTATGTGGACACGCGGGCCCGGCCATGGGCTTGGAAACGTGTCAACGATGCCGACCTCGGGATCAGCCAGGCCGTGTTGCAACAACTGCAATACGCGGCCGAGATCCGGGACGCGTTTTTTGCCGGAGGCGACCAGGTGGCAGTGCGGTTCCAGATTACACCCGAGGCGCTGGACCCCAAGGCGAACGAAGTGACGCTGGATGTCGATGGCCAAGAGGTTGTCTTTGCCCATACCGCGGCCCCGAAACCGTCTGCGATCACCTGGCCCGGCTCCGTGGGGTCGGCGCGGATTATCCTTCAACCTGTGGTCAACAACACGTCGAACGCCATCACACGCGACGGGCCTTGGGCCTGGTTCCGGCTGCTGTCGGCTGCGGAAATCCGGCGCACGAACGTGTCCGACCGCACACGCGTCATCTTTAAGGTGGGTGGTCGGATCGCAATTTTCCAACTGCAATCGGGATCGGTCTTGAATCCTTTTGCCCTGCCGGCGCTGAGCAAGTTCAGCTGCCCTAGTTCATTCTGA
- the icmH gene encoding type IVB secretion system protein IcmH/DotU, protein MADEDPFAEPDDADRTVIKPNPGGRRTLHTTPQPQAQPEPQAPVDQGAAVGIPQSGTGASQGAPTEPSVEQGMTGMNKINAAAATLFSLVSRIRNRAQHMDPEKLRRSVVSEIRAFENRALQAGVDAQDVKIARYAICATLDDVVLNTPWGGQSIWAQQSMVGTFHKETVGGDRFYDLLARLEKEPGKNIDLLEFLYMCLSLGFEGRLRVEQNGTDKHLQIRAGLSRIIRGQRGVVEKDLSPHWKGIEQPHKVLSVWKPVWITSAIVAICLTAAFMSLSWTLNRSTDRVLGQLSVLDSGQVAELFRRAPPPPPPPPPPNEQIERVKGFLEEEIDQGIVEVFQDQSTITVRLAGSGMFGSGSDRLDASFEAPLSKVAAALNDARGPVIVIGHSDNVPIRSSRFPSNMHLSLARAESVMRKLAGQLTDDTRLKAEGRAEKEPIADNSTREGRAKNRRIEVVLVKEDAT, encoded by the coding sequence ATGGCAGACGAAGACCCATTCGCGGAACCAGACGACGCCGACCGCACGGTGATCAAGCCCAATCCCGGGGGTCGCCGAACCCTGCACACCACCCCGCAGCCGCAGGCGCAACCCGAACCTCAGGCGCCGGTAGATCAAGGTGCCGCCGTCGGCATTCCGCAATCCGGCACAGGTGCAAGCCAAGGCGCGCCGACCGAACCTTCGGTCGAGCAGGGCATGACGGGGATGAACAAGATCAACGCCGCTGCCGCGACGCTGTTCTCGCTTGTATCGCGAATTCGCAACCGCGCCCAGCATATGGACCCGGAAAAACTGCGCCGTTCGGTCGTGTCCGAGATCCGGGCTTTTGAGAACCGTGCGCTGCAGGCGGGAGTCGACGCGCAAGACGTCAAGATCGCCCGCTATGCCATATGTGCCACGCTCGACGACGTCGTCCTGAACACACCGTGGGGCGGGCAATCCATCTGGGCCCAGCAGTCGATGGTTGGCACCTTTCACAAGGAGACGGTGGGCGGAGACCGGTTCTATGATCTTCTGGCGCGCTTGGAAAAGGAGCCGGGCAAGAACATCGATCTGCTCGAATTCCTCTATATGTGTCTGTCGCTGGGGTTCGAGGGGCGTTTGCGGGTCGAACAAAATGGAACCGACAAACACCTGCAAATCCGCGCAGGCCTGTCACGGATCATCCGCGGACAGCGCGGCGTCGTGGAAAAAGATCTGTCGCCGCATTGGAAAGGCATTGAACAGCCGCATAAGGTGCTGTCGGTCTGGAAACCGGTCTGGATCACCTCGGCCATTGTGGCCATCTGCCTGACTGCAGCATTCATGTCACTCAGCTGGACGCTCAACCGATCCACCGACCGGGTGCTCGGTCAGTTGTCGGTACTCGATTCCGGGCAAGTGGCCGAACTGTTCCGGCGCGCACCGCCGCCGCCCCCGCCTCCGCCGCCCCCCAATGAACAGATTGAACGGGTCAAAGGTTTTCTCGAAGAAGAGATCGACCAGGGCATTGTCGAAGTGTTTCAGGATCAGTCGACGATCACCGTTCGACTTGCCGGATCTGGCATGTTCGGGTCAGGCTCGGATCGGCTGGACGCAAGCTTTGAGGCACCGCTATCGAAAGTCGCTGCAGCGCTCAACGACGCGCGCGGGCCCGTTATTGTCATCGGACATTCCGATAACGTCCCAATCCGATCGTCGCGCTTTCCGTCCAACATGCACCTCAGCCTTGCGCGGGCTGAAAGTGTCATGCGCAAACTCGCCGGCCAATTGACGGACGACACTCGGCTCAAGGCCGAAGGTCGGGCCGAAAAGGAACCCATTGCAGATAACAGCACGCGTGAAGGCCGCGCCAAGAACCGGCGTATCGAGGTTGTTCTGGTGAAAGAAGACGCCACATGA
- the tssK gene encoding type VI secretion system baseplate subunit TssK: MSWDSKVLWTEGLFVQPHHFQQADRYTEALVAGLARRISPYAWGVNALEIDEEVLKVGQFAIKSCSGLTQDGTVFRVPSAEDHPPALEVPDTIKDCVVYLTVPQRRQGAVEVDMTGAELSAARLRPAELEISDVTSTGKKTVTMGVGKLRLQFALEVDDLSDRLCIPVARIIEVKSDREIVLDKAFVPSCVDCRAAGSLGDFVRELDGLLGHRKTALAGRLSEGGTTKGVAEISDFLLLMCVNRSLPVVQHVAQIENLHPESFYRLCVGLAGELATFMAADKAAPEFPAYAHDNLTATFSPVIRALRQYLSSVLEQTAISIPLDPRKYGISVGVIADRKLLSTAGFVLAVQADIPAENIRRHFQNQAKIGPVEEIRQLVNSALPGIPLRPLPVAPRQIPYHAGVVYFELDADSPHWGKMSTSGGIAVHVSGEFPGLKMELWAIRQG, encoded by the coding sequence ATGTCCTGGGACAGCAAAGTACTTTGGACCGAAGGGCTGTTTGTGCAGCCCCATCACTTTCAGCAGGCCGACCGGTATACCGAAGCGCTTGTTGCCGGTCTCGCACGCCGTATCTCGCCCTACGCCTGGGGTGTGAACGCGCTTGAGATTGACGAGGAAGTGCTCAAGGTCGGGCAGTTTGCGATCAAGTCCTGCTCGGGTCTGACGCAGGATGGCACCGTTTTTCGCGTGCCATCCGCCGAGGATCATCCCCCCGCGCTGGAGGTGCCGGATACGATCAAGGATTGCGTTGTCTATCTGACAGTGCCGCAGCGGCGTCAGGGTGCGGTTGAGGTGGACATGACTGGCGCCGAACTGTCGGCCGCACGGCTGCGCCCGGCCGAACTGGAGATTTCCGACGTCACGTCGACCGGCAAAAAGACCGTGACGATGGGTGTAGGCAAGCTGCGCCTGCAATTTGCGCTTGAGGTGGACGATCTGTCAGATCGGCTGTGCATCCCCGTCGCACGGATCATCGAGGTGAAATCGGACCGCGAGATCGTGCTCGACAAGGCTTTCGTGCCGTCTTGCGTAGATTGCCGCGCGGCGGGGTCGCTCGGGGATTTCGTGCGCGAACTCGACGGGCTGTTGGGCCACCGAAAAACTGCGCTGGCGGGGCGACTGTCCGAAGGTGGAACCACCAAGGGGGTCGCCGAGATATCGGATTTCCTGTTGCTGATGTGCGTGAACCGCTCACTACCAGTGGTACAGCATGTGGCTCAGATCGAAAACCTGCACCCGGAATCCTTTTATCGGCTCTGCGTAGGGCTGGCCGGCGAACTCGCCACGTTCATGGCGGCGGACAAGGCCGCCCCCGAATTTCCAGCCTATGCGCACGACAACCTGACGGCGACCTTCAGCCCGGTCATCCGGGCGCTGCGCCAATACCTGTCCTCCGTCCTTGAACAAACAGCAATTTCCATTCCGCTCGATCCAAGGAAATATGGTATCTCGGTTGGTGTCATCGCCGACCGCAAGCTGTTGTCCACTGCAGGGTTCGTGCTGGCCGTGCAGGCCGATATTCCTGCTGAAAACATTCGGCGGCATTTTCAGAACCAGGCTAAGATCGGACCGGTCGAGGAGATCCGGCAGCTCGTCAACTCGGCGCTTCCCGGCATCCCGCTCCGCCCGCTGCCGGTGGCACCTAGACAAATCCCGTATCACGCGGGCGTGGTTTACTTTGAACTGGACGCCGACAGCCCGCATTGGGGTAAGATGTCGACATCGGGCGGGATTGCGGTGCATGTCTCCGGCGAGTTTCCGGGGCTGAAAATGGAACTCTGGGCGATCCGTCAGGGCTGA